GATGTGGTACTTGGCCTGGACACGACTGTGAATGGCCGGTCAGATTATACGGATATTATGATTACCGAATCGGGCGTGCTTTATGCTACAATTGGAAGTGGTACGCCCTCAAGGGGAATTTATCGCTCTGTGGATGGAATCAACTGGACGAATATCACCCCACAGGCTTTTCCGGGCAATTACAGGCGTATTGTTTTGGATTATTTCGAAGCAGATGAAAATAAAATCTGTTTTCTTGCAGAAACGCCCAATGCAGGAAAAAACGGACACAGCTTGTGGTATTATCAATATTTAAGTGGTGATGGCAGTGGCAGCAATGGACAATGGGACAATCGCTCCAGCAATTTACCCGACTACAACTGCAATTATTTCTATGATTTTGTTTTTGGCACCTTTCAATCCCAGCGCTCATACGATTTGGCTATTGCCCTGCATCCGCAAGATTCAAATATTATAGCCATTGGTGGCATTGATCTTTTTATCTCGACAGATGGCTTTAAAAGCAATAATAATTACAACTGGATTGGCGGGTATCAATGCGATACGGTTACACCTTCAAATTATGTCTATACCAATCACCACCCCGATATTCACTTGATTCGTTTTCACCCTGATAGCCCGGATATACTTGTTACAGGCAGTGATGGAGGTTTGCACAAAACAGAAAATTACCTTGCAAACAAACCTGTATGGATTGATATGAATACCAATTATGTAACTTCTCAATTTTATACAACAGCAATAGAGCCCGGTGAGGTTAGCAATGATATACTTGTAGGGGGCTTACAGGACAATGGTACCTGGTTTACCAATTCAGGGGATTTCAATTCGCCTTGGAATTCAGTATTCTATGGAGACGGGGCTTTTTGTGAAATACTACCGAGTAGAAATAATTATTACCTGAGCTGGCAGACAGGAAAGATTTTCAAGTTTGAAATTGATGATTCTGGAAATGTGCTTGGAAAAACCCGTATAGACCCGGCAGGCTCAAATTTTTCTTTATTTATTCACCCATTTTTGATCGATCCGGTGACTTACAATCAAATGTACACACCAAAACGCAGGCACATATATGTACAGGAAGATTTGGACAGCATAGTGATAACGGGAAATGAAACCGACCCGATCAGCCAGGGTTGGAGACGGATAGATGAGAGCAATGCCGGCTTTAGTATTTTCGATCCGGCCAGTTCCAATGGCAACATCACTGCATTGGATATGTCATCTGCTGACAATGATCGACTTTATTACGGCACTGATGATGGGCGTTTGTTTCGTTTAGACAGTCTGCAATCGACAACAGCACTTTTTACTGCCTTATGGGATACTGTGTTTCCAAATGCGGCATATGTTAGTTCGATAGCAGTAAGTGAACGTAACACAGATGAAGTAATAGTCAGTTTCTCGAATTATAATGTGCAAAGTATTTTCCGCTCAACTGATGCCGGTGAAACCTGGACATCTATTAGTGGAAATCTGGAAGAAAACCCCGATGGATCGGGTGATGGCCCCGCAGTTTTTTGGGTGGAATATTTACACAAAGAAAATGGAGCAGATATTTTGTATGCCGGTACAAGCACGGGTTTGTATTCGCTTGATCAATTGGATAATGCTCCCTATAACTGGATGCAGGAAGGAGTGGGGAGTATCGGGAATATTCCTGTTAATATGATCAAAACCAGGGCTTTTGACGAGAAAGTAGTGGTAGCTACCCATGGCAATGGCATGTACTCTACACGCTTTAAAAATATTGCATCAGTGGCGGATTTGAATATTGAAAATGAGGCATTGGTTTTACATCAAAATCGCCCCAATCCATTTGATCAGCAGACAAAAATAAAATTTAAACTTGCCACAGCAGAGCAGCTTGAGCTGAGTGTTTTTGATATGCAGGGCAAGTCTGTTAAAAATCTGTTTAGCGGAAAATTAAATGCCGGAACTTACAGTT
Above is a window of Chitinophagales bacterium DNA encoding:
- a CDS encoding FlgD immunoglobulin-like domain containing protein, which encodes MVKTQKKALYSKEGREEYFFNRLKDPKTGQIPSGIRHKELEFAKSLPANSAKNSGQGEWISRGPNNLGGRTRAFTFDIDDSDILIAGGVTAGIYKSYDGGTSFEKKTRADQLHSVTSIEQDRRAGHRDVWYAGTGEYYAIVSAASFSARASGNGIYKSTDSGESWELLPSTISNTPTSLHSQKDFDFVWRIVTDHTALQKDIVYAAVVNGIFRSEDGGQNWDVVLGLDTTVNGRSDYTDIMITESGVLYATIGSGTPSRGIYRSVDGINWTNITPQAFPGNYRRIVLDYFEADENKICFLAETPNAGKNGHSLWYYQYLSGDGSGSNGQWDNRSSNLPDYNCNYFYDFVFGTFQSQRSYDLAIALHPQDSNIIAIGGIDLFISTDGFKSNNNYNWIGGYQCDTVTPSNYVYTNHHPDIHLIRFHPDSPDILVTGSDGGLHKTENYLANKPVWIDMNTNYVTSQFYTTAIEPGEVSNDILVGGLQDNGTWFTNSGDFNSPWNSVFYGDGAFCEILPSRNNYYLSWQTGKIFKFEIDDSGNVLGKTRIDPAGSNFSLFIHPFLIDPVTYNQMYTPKRRHIYVQEDLDSIVITGNETDPISQGWRRIDESNAGFSIFDPASSNGNITALDMSSADNDRLYYGTDDGRLFRLDSLQSTTALFTALWDTVFPNAAYVSSIAVSERNTDEVIVSFSNYNVQSIFRSTDAGETWTSISGNLEENPDGSGDGPAVFWVEYLHKENGADILYAGTSTGLYSLDQLDNAPYNWMQEGVGSIGNIPVNMIKTRAFDEKVVVATHGNGMYSTRFKNIASVADLNIENEALVLHQNRPNPFDQQTKIKFKLATAEQLELSVFDMQGKSVKNLFSGKLNAGTYSFDWNGKNEQGNDMAPGMYIYRLSNGTQSWSNQMIKF